One window of the Natronomonas marina genome contains the following:
- a CDS encoding helix-turn-helix transcriptional regulator, with product MKNDLRERREAAGMSQADLAAAVDVTRQTINAIERERYDPSLELAFQLAAHFECRIEDIFTPE from the coding sequence ATGAAGAACGACCTCCGGGAGCGACGGGAGGCCGCCGGCATGAGCCAGGCCGACCTGGCGGCGGCCGTCGACGTCACGCGACAGACGATAAACGCCATCGAGCGCGAGCGGTACGATCCCTCCCTGGAGCTGGCCTTTCAGCTGGCCGCCCACTTCGAGTGCCGCATCGAGGACATCTTCACGCCGGAGTGA
- a CDS encoding metal-dependent hydrolase has translation MPPTLVTVAVGVLLGVALLGAAFDRKSMAVVVAAAALPDLDALLSLWIHGATNAALHTLFVPLAAGAVLYYDTSREESWLRSRYGWYGVRIAWVAVAVYAVAGIGLDLFNIQSAAVLYPVSNRYFAIVGKLVLSTQEGVVQTYVEFGDGWLVAATQGTTESRHMASWVNPTPGTSNPPGVDRQVHLVDSGWQLVVVAAAAAILPARALVERRGR, from the coding sequence ATGCCGCCGACCCTCGTGACCGTCGCCGTCGGCGTCCTCCTGGGGGTCGCGCTGCTCGGGGCCGCCTTCGACCGGAAGTCGATGGCCGTCGTCGTCGCCGCCGCCGCCCTGCCCGACCTCGACGCCCTCCTCAGCCTGTGGATCCACGGCGCGACCAACGCCGCCCTCCACACGCTGTTCGTCCCCCTCGCCGCTGGAGCCGTCCTCTACTACGACACCTCCCGAGAGGAATCGTGGCTCCGCTCCCGCTACGGCTGGTACGGCGTCCGGATCGCCTGGGTCGCCGTCGCCGTCTACGCCGTCGCCGGTATCGGGCTGGACCTGTTCAACATCCAGAGTGCGGCCGTACTGTACCCCGTCTCGAACCGCTACTTCGCCATCGTCGGCAAACTCGTCCTCTCGACGCAGGAGGGCGTCGTCCAGACCTACGTCGAGTTCGGCGACGGCTGGCTGGTCGCCGCCACCCAGGGCACGACCGAGAGCCGCCACATGGCCTCGTGGGTCAACCCCACGCCCGGCACGTCCAACCCCCCGGGCGTCGACCGGCAGGTCCACCTCGTCGACTCGGGGTGGCAACTCGTCGTCGTCGCGGCGGCCGCGGCGATCCTGCCGGCCCGCGCCCTCGTCGAACGGAGGGGTCGCTGA